A genomic segment from Glycine soja cultivar W05 chromosome 18, ASM419377v2, whole genome shotgun sequence encodes:
- the LOC114397115 gene encoding uncharacterized protein LOC114397115 produces MGNFDQDRWRWNFKWRRNLFDYESDQAVNFMEEINSIHIQRYVKDVMLWKVDPSGVYTTKSAYKLLITPSTPASDRRTSQLLWNMKIPPKDVVFTWKLLRDRLPTRANLSRRGVIIQDIACPLCGDE; encoded by the coding sequence ATGGGGAATTTTGACCAGGACAGGTGGAGGTGGAACTTCAAGTGGCGAAGGAATCTGTTTGATTATGAGAGTGATCAAGCTGTGAATTTTATGGAGGAGATCAATTCCATACACATTCAGAGATATGTTAAAGATGTCATGTTATGGAAAGTTGACCCTAGTGGGGTGTATACCACTAAGTCTGCTTATAAATTACTGATAACACCTTCTACACCAGCCTCGGATAGGAGAACATCACAATTACTATGGAATATGAAAATTCCTCCAAAAGATGTAGTTTTCACTTGGAAGCTTTTAAGAGACAGACTCCCCACTAGAGCTAATCTCTCAAGGAGAGGGGTGATCATTCAAGATATTGCTTGTCCTTTATGTGGTGATGAATAA